A genome region from Megalobrama amblycephala isolate DHTTF-2021 linkage group LG18, ASM1881202v1, whole genome shotgun sequence includes the following:
- the trpc6a gene encoding short transient receptor potential channel 6a, producing MNQRRPVLEDKNQSKYHTIEKRNRSKDNLLMNEDFGEDSYGGYGYYHGENMARQALPKSRRQAVRGAAYMFNAHPNSLTPVEERFLDAAEYGNIPVVRRMLEEIPELDVNCVDYMGQNALQLAVANEHLEVTELLLKKDNLSRIGDALLLAISKGYTRIVEAILSHKAFADSKRLTASPSQAPMHDDFFAYDEDGTRFSHDVTPVILASHCHEYEIVHILLGKGARIEQPHDYFCACDTCNYHQKYDSFCHSRSRINAYRGLASPAYLSLSNEDPVLAALELSNELASLANIEKEFKNEYRKLSMQCKDFVVGLLDLCRSTEEVEAILNGEEDETLELPGRPSLFRLKLAIKYELKKFVAHPNCQQQLLSIWYENLPELRQQTTAIKFLVVLGVAMGLPFLAMVYWVAPCSKMGKIMRGPFLKFVAHAASFTIFLGLLVMNAADRFDGTKLLPNMTIHDYPTQLFRMKTTPFTWMEMLIISWVIGMIWAECKEIWSQGPREYLLEPWNLLDFGMLAIFVASFISRIMAFWHACVAQRYVDEHYTDLTNVTLPFEVGYFQLARIDWLPSDPQLVSEGLYAIAVVLSFSRIAYILPANESFGPLQISLGRTVKDIFKFMVIFILVFLAFMIGMFNLYSYYRGAKQNDAFTTVEESFKTLFWAIFGLSEVRSVVVNNGHKFIENIGYVLYGVYNVTVVIVLLNMLIAMINSSFQEIEDDADVEWKFARAKLWFTYFEEGRTLPVPFNLVPSPKSVVGLVMGAKSLLQELFDRHKAIMKGSELSELGQSKTCRDKNLSSSSRYQKIMKRLVKRYIIKAQNDKECDEVNEGELKEIKQDISSLRYELLEEKSHNMEELAKLVRTLETNLSQDCLILKSN from the exons ATGAATCAAAGAAGACCTGTTCTGGAAGATAAAAATCAATCAAAGTATCACACAATTGAAAAGAGGAACAGAAGTAAAGACAATCTACTGATGAACGAAGACTTTGGTGAGGACTCTTATGGCGGTTATGGATACTACCATGG AGAGAACATGGCCCGTCAGGCGCTACCCAAGAGCCGAAGGCAGGCGGTACGAGGGGCAGCTTACATGTTCAATGCTCATCCTAACAGCCTAACACCTGTAGAGGAACGTTTCCTTGATGCTGCCGAGTATGGAAATATACCTGTCGTGCGCCGGATGCTTGAGGAGATCCCCGAGCTGGATGTTAACTGTGTGGACTACATGggccagaatgcattgcagctGGCAGTGGCAAACGAACACTTAGAGGTAACAGAGCTCCTGTTGAAGAAAGACAACCTGTCGCGTATTGGGGATGCACTATTGTTAGCCATCAGCAAAGGTTACACCAGGATTGTCGAGGCCATTTTGAGCCACAAAGCTTTCGCCGACTCCAAGAGACTCACAGCGAGCCCCAGTCAGGCTCCGATGCACGATGACTTTTTTGCATATGACGAAGACGGCACGCGCTTTTCTCATGATGTCACTCCAGTCATTCTAGCATCTCACTGTCACGAATACGAGATCGTGCACATTCTTCTGGGAAAGGGTGCTCGCATTGAGCAGCCACATGACTACTTTTGTGCCTGCGACACCTGCAATTACCATCAAAAGTACGATTCTTTTTGCCACTCCCGCTCGCGTATCAATGCCTACAGAGGATTGGCCAGTCCAGCGTACCTCTCTCTGTCCAATGAGGATCCTGTGCTGGCTGCTCTGGAGCTCAGCAATGAGCTCGCCTCCTTGGCCAATATTGAAAAGGAATTTAAG AATGAATATAGGAAACTCTCTATGCAATGCAAAGACTTTGTTGTGGGGCTTCTGGACCTGTGCCGGAGCACAGAGGAAGTGGAAGCCATTCTGAACGGCGAAGAAGATGAGACTTTAGAACTGCCCGGCCGACCAAGTCTCTTTCGCTTAAAACTCGCAATAAAGTACGAACTGAAAAag TTTGTGGCCCATCCTAACTGTCAGCAACAGCTCTTATCAATATGGTACGAAAACCTGCCCGAACTCAGGCAGCAGACCACAGCCATTAAGTTCTTAGTGGTTTTAGGTGTTGCAATGGGACTCCCCTTTCTAGCTATGGTGTATTGGGTGGCACCATGCAGCAAG ATGGGAAAGATCATGCGTGGCCCTTTCCTTAAGTTTGTGGCACACGCGGCCTCCTTCACTATTTTCCTTGGCCTTTTGGTCATGAACGCTGCAGACCGCTTTGATGGGACAAAGCTGCTTCCAAATATGACCATTCATGACTATCCGACGCAGCTGTTTCGTATGAAAACAACTCCCTTTACGTGGATGGAAATGCTCATCATTTCCTGGGTCATAG GGATGATTTGGGCAGAGTGCAAGGAGATCTGGTCTCAAGGTCCAAGAGAATATCTTCTTGAGCCTTGGAATTTGCTAGACTTTGGAATGTTGGCCATTTTTGTGGCATCCTTCATCTCAAGGATAATGGCTTTCTGGCATGCATGTGTAGCACAACGCTATGTTGATGAGCACTACACAGATTTAACCAATGTAACTTTGCCTTTTGAGGTGGGATACTTCCAGCTGG CTCGGATCGACTGGCTCCCGTCTGATCCTCAGTTAGTTTCAGAAGGCTTGTACGCTATTGCAGTGGTCCTGAGTTTTTCTCGAATTGCGTACATCCTGCCAGCGAATGAGAGCTTTGGACCCTTGCAGATATCTTTGGGACGAACTGTGAAGGACATCTTCAAGTTCATGGTTATCTTCATCCTGGTCTTTCTGGCATTCATGATTGGAATGTTCAACCTCTACTCATATTATCGGGGCGCTAAACAGAATGACGCTTTCACAAC TGTAGAAGAAAGCTTCAAAACATTGTTTTGGGCGATATTTGGCCTTTCTGAGGTCAGATCAGTAGTCGTGAACAACGGACACAAGTTCATCGAGAACATTGGCTATGTTCTCTATGGAGTTTACAATGTGACAGTGGTCATTGTCCTACTCAACATGCTCATTGCCATGATCAACAGTTCCTTTCAGGAGATTGAG GATGATGCAGATGTGGAGTGGAAGTTTGCCCGGGCCAAGCTCTGGTTCACCTACTTTGAGGAGGGCAGGACTCTCCCTGTGCCTTTTAACTTGGTTCCCAGTCCCAAGTCTGTTGTGGGTCTGGTGATGGGGGCTAAAAGTCTCCTGCAGGAGCTTTTTGACAGACACAAAGCCATTATGAAAGGGTCTGAGCTTAGTGAG TTGGGACAGAGCAAAACTTGCAGGGACAAGAATCTTTCAAGCTCCAGTCGATATCAG AAAATTATGAAGCGTCTCGTTAAGCGATACATCATCAAAGCTCAAAATGACAAAGAATGTGATGAAGTCAATGAGG GTGAATTGAAGGAGATTAAGCAGGACATTTCAAGCCTTCGCTATGAGCTGCTGGAGGAGAAGTCACACAACATGGAGGAGCTGGCGAAGCTAGTGAGGACACTTGAAACAAATCTCTCTCAGGACTGCTTGATATTAAAGTCTAATTGA